The following proteins come from a genomic window of Microbacterium sp. JZ31:
- a CDS encoding tripartite tricarboxylate transporter TctB family protein, with protein sequence MADLFRLPVPAADDTTPLPIDDTPPPAGPVANLAASFVAAAVGVIGVVLAVGLGVGTPAQPGAGLWPLGVSIVVIGLSLVQAVVGRRGGDGEKFQRASWMTLIAFASLIVFVMLMPIVGFEIPMLLLAFLWLRVLGHERWLVTVLGSVLTVAAFYLIFVVALKTSIPHLV encoded by the coding sequence ATGGCCGACCTGTTCCGCCTTCCCGTGCCGGCCGCGGACGACACCACGCCGCTTCCCATCGACGACACCCCGCCGCCGGCCGGTCCGGTCGCGAATCTCGCGGCTTCGTTCGTCGCCGCAGCGGTGGGCGTGATCGGCGTGGTGCTGGCCGTCGGCCTCGGCGTCGGGACGCCCGCTCAGCCCGGTGCGGGACTGTGGCCCCTCGGCGTCAGCATCGTCGTGATCGGCCTCTCGCTCGTCCAGGCCGTCGTCGGCCGGCGCGGCGGCGACGGCGAGAAGTTCCAGCGCGCGTCGTGGATGACGCTGATCGCGTTCGCCAGTCTGATCGTCTTCGTGATGCTGATGCCGATCGTCGGCTTCGAGATCCCGATGCTGCTGCTCGCCTTCCTCTGGCTGCGCGTGCTCGGACACGAGCGCTGGCTGGTGACGGTCCTCGGATCCGTCCTGACCGTCGCCGCCTTCTATCTGATCTTCGTCGTCGCGCTGAAGACGTCGATCCCCCACCTCGTCTGA
- a CDS encoding tripartite tricarboxylate transporter substrate binding protein — MNAIRFAGLGILAAGALALTACGGNIASGGDAEEFPTGSITLTVGQAAGGSTDLIARAVAEGMAEELGVSVPVVNKPGANGALATQEVAAAEPDGYNLVLLNASLITITPLAVSQDEAVSLDDLTVLKGLSQDDYVLVASAESGLESLDDLETAENLSYGTTGVGTGSQLAQAALFAEAGIEGTAVPFDSGSPALTAVMGNQVQVATIQLGEAKPQIDAGTVVPLLTFSEERNEFLPDVPTATEVGYDIPVSQFRAVAGPEGLPENVQEALVTAIDAALETDAYTQLNETNLLTPHEIAGDEVVAEWTELADTYRALVEDNGISLGEG, encoded by the coding sequence ATGAACGCCATCCGATTCGCCGGGCTCGGAATCCTCGCCGCCGGCGCCCTCGCTCTCACCGCCTGCGGCGGCAACATCGCCTCGGGAGGCGACGCCGAGGAGTTCCCCACCGGATCGATCACCCTGACCGTCGGGCAGGCCGCCGGCGGTTCGACCGACCTCATCGCGCGGGCGGTCGCAGAGGGCATGGCGGAGGAGCTCGGCGTGTCCGTCCCGGTCGTCAACAAGCCCGGCGCGAACGGTGCCCTCGCGACCCAGGAGGTCGCGGCCGCGGAGCCCGACGGGTACAACCTCGTGCTGCTGAACGCATCGCTGATCACGATCACGCCGCTCGCCGTGAGCCAGGACGAGGCCGTGAGCCTCGACGACCTGACCGTGCTGAAGGGCCTGTCACAGGATGACTACGTGCTCGTCGCGAGCGCCGAATCCGGCCTCGAGAGCCTGGACGACCTCGAGACCGCGGAGAACCTGTCCTACGGCACCACGGGCGTGGGCACCGGCTCGCAGCTCGCGCAGGCGGCGCTGTTCGCGGAGGCGGGCATCGAGGGAACGGCCGTGCCGTTCGACTCGGGATCTCCCGCCCTGACCGCCGTCATGGGGAACCAGGTGCAGGTCGCGACCATCCAGCTCGGCGAGGCGAAGCCGCAGATCGACGCCGGCACCGTCGTGCCGCTGTTGACGTTCTCCGAGGAGCGCAACGAGTTCCTCCCCGACGTCCCCACCGCCACGGAGGTCGGCTACGACATCCCCGTCTCGCAGTTCCGTGCGGTCGCCGGTCCTGAGGGCCTGCCCGAGAACGTCCAGGAGGCGCTCGTCACGGCCATCGACGCCGCGCTGGAGACGGACGCCTACACGCAGCTCAACGAGACAAACCTGCTCACGCCGCACGAGATCGCGGGCGACGAGGTGGTGGCGGAGTGGACCGAGCTCGCCGACACGTACCGCGCGCTCGTCGAGGACAACGGCATCTCGCTCGGCGAGGGCTGA